In a single window of the Pseudoxanthomonas sp. F37 genome:
- a CDS encoding efflux RND transporter periplasmic adaptor subunit encodes MTSPVRSLVLASALLVALAACSKPEQQQMPPPEVVVMTATPKDVPLQRDLVGRLSPYRSADVRARVAGVVQKRVYQEGSDVKEGQVLFLIDPAPLQASLSAAQANLASAQATYANAKVAADRARQLAPQKFVSKSDLDNAEAAERSAAAAVQQARANVETARINLGYASVTAPISGRAGKQQVTEGALVGQGDATLLTTIDQIDPLYANFSMSSSEMQAIRQAQGEGKVELAGAGQRTVQVLLPNGQAIDQTGTLDFSDTVVDPATGSVSLRATVPNPDRTLLPGTFVTLRATLGEQKGAFLVPQGAIQRDTASAYAMVVGKDGNVVRKNVTTQQAVGADWLVTDGLAAGDQVIVEGLQKVKEGAPAKGITAEQAAAAKAAQAKQAPAQGKAE; translated from the coding sequence ATGACGTCCCCCGTCCGTTCCCTCGTCCTGGCCAGCGCCCTGCTTGTGGCCCTCGCCGCCTGCAGCAAGCCGGAACAACAGCAGATGCCGCCCCCTGAAGTGGTGGTGATGACCGCCACCCCCAAGGACGTGCCGTTGCAGCGCGACCTGGTGGGCCGTCTGTCGCCCTACCGCAGTGCCGACGTGCGCGCCCGGGTGGCCGGCGTGGTGCAGAAGCGCGTCTACCAGGAAGGCAGCGACGTGAAGGAAGGCCAGGTGCTGTTCCTGATCGACCCGGCCCCGCTGCAGGCGTCGCTCAGCGCGGCGCAGGCGAACCTGGCCTCGGCGCAGGCCACCTACGCCAATGCCAAGGTCGCCGCCGACCGCGCCCGCCAGCTGGCGCCGCAGAAGTTCGTCTCCAAGTCCGACCTGGACAACGCCGAAGCCGCCGAACGCAGCGCCGCTGCCGCCGTACAGCAGGCGCGCGCCAACGTGGAGACCGCCCGCATCAACCTGGGCTATGCCAGCGTCACCGCGCCGATCTCCGGCCGCGCCGGCAAGCAGCAGGTCACCGAGGGCGCGCTGGTCGGCCAGGGCGATGCCACCCTGCTCACCACGATCGACCAGATCGACCCGCTGTACGCCAATTTCTCGATGAGCTCCAGCGAGATGCAGGCCATCCGGCAGGCGCAGGGTGAAGGCAAGGTCGAACTGGCCGGCGCCGGCCAGCGCACCGTGCAGGTGCTGCTGCCGAATGGCCAGGCCATCGACCAGACCGGCACGCTGGACTTCTCCGACACGGTGGTCGACCCCGCCACGGGCAGCGTGTCGCTGCGCGCCACCGTGCCGAACCCGGACCGCACGCTGCTGCCGGGCACGTTCGTCACCCTGCGTGCGACGCTGGGCGAGCAGAAGGGCGCGTTCCTTGTCCCGCAGGGGGCGATCCAGCGCGACACCGCCAGTGCCTACGCGATGGTCGTCGGCAAGGACGGCAACGTGGTGCGCAAGAACGTCACCACGCAACAGGCCGTGGGCGCCGACTGGCTGGTCACCGACGGCCTGGCCGCCGGCGACCAGGTCATCGTCGAGGGCCTGCAGAAGGTCAAGGAAGGCGCGCCCGCGAAGGGCATCACCGCCGAACAGGCCGCCGCCGCCAAGGCCGCGCAGGCCAAGCAGGCCCCCGCGCAAGGCAAGGCCGAGTAA